AATTTATTTGCTTCTTCTTTGGGAAGAGCATAACCATTGACAACATCAATTTTAGGATTTGCCGGATCTACTCCATATTTTAGGATGTATTTTTCTCTGGCCCCATCTATTATGGCAAACATCTCTTCATGGCTTATTATCAGATCATAATCGTCTCCTTCTTTAAAACCTTCAGGAGGTTTGCCAGTCTCACTTGCTATAACTCTCAAGTTACTGTCCAAAATAGTTAATTCTAAGTAGTAAGGCAGTTCATTATTCGCAAAGTCTAAATCGTTTTCAGTTATATTGTATTTACTATAGAGATTTTTTAGTTCGGCTTCGGTATAGCTTATGCTATTCTCCGTTATAACTTTATTAGAATTTTCATCAATATGCCCACTTACTGCCGGCACAAACACCATGCTTACCAGCATCATTACAGCAAGTAATGCGCCGATCCCAAATTTTCTGTTTGCAATCATTCTTTTACCTCTTTACTTACTCCAGAGGCAGGATCAAGCAAGCCTTAAATATTCACAAAGCTAACACTAACCATGCCTCTGGGCACCATGGGGTTCAAATTTGCCGTAGGAAGTCCGTTTGAACCCCGTAAACTACTTTTAATCAGCTGCTTATATGTTTTATGGCCATAGTCTCTAACAATCAAAATGAACGTTTAATTTATGAGTATCGTTTTCAGTAGTAAGACTTCATATGAAGAATTGTTTGATGATTAGCACAGAATGATTATATATGTCCATAGATACCGCAAGTATTTTTTTTCAAAATAAAGAGATAAGGAACCTGTGAGACTTTATACCCCTCTAAATTGAAATCCAAAATAACCAATCGAAAATCAGAACAGTAAATCCGGATATGGCAGATCGATAAAAATATGACAAATTATGCAGGTGGTGTCCATCTTAATAATCATGCTTCATAATTATACACATCAGGAATTAGATTCATCCTTTTTGTTGTATTATAATCAACAGACTCTTAAAAAGAAAAAAAATGGGTGAAAAGATAAGCTATTTAGAATAGCGTCTTTTACACCTTAAAAGACTCAACCCATTCCGGCCTTTCAGGAGGATTATTTTTCAGCATTTCCCTCCACTCTTCATCCGTCAACCTTTTTCCCGAGGGCTGCCAGAATTCATAATAACTCATTACAGGCCCTGCTCCGAGCACGATCCTGCCGTCAGGCTGTTTATACGCTACTACCATCAGGTCCAGTTTTCCGGTCCCTTCTTCCAGTACTCCGGCAGGAGAGGTGTAAACATCCGCGACCAGAGTGGACATCTGGGACTTGATATCTACGTTCTCAAGCATTGGAGCTATATTCTGGTCGAAATTCCTGATGAACTCGTACTCTTCATCCGTCAGCTCTTCGTTTTCAAGCTCTTTAATTGAGATTTCCAGCAGCCTTTCAAGGGTGTGTTCAAGAGTTGTAAAGTCTTTATCCGACTGCTCATCAAGCACTTCCATATCATTTAACCCGGTATGTGCCATTCTGGTAAGAGCAAGCATCCTGGCATAGAATTCAGGCACTGGCTCCACATATCCCTGAACAGGTATTTCTTCCAGATCATAGAACGCACCTACAAAGTAAGCCTGCTTCGCATAGAGAATAGTATCATGCCTGAGCTCGGTCCAGGAAGCAAGAGCCGCGTTCAGCTGTTTATCTTCCCAGGCTTCGGTCTGCATGAAAGTGGGATAGCCCTCTGGAGAACTTACCAGGAGGGGCTTTAAGGCATATAGTTGAGCCCAGTAAAGGTTTTTGTTCCAGTCTTCTTCATCAAAAGCTCCGAATTCATTTTCCAGAGACAAATGACGTTCTTTGTATTCTTCGTTTTCGGAAACCCCCATATTTTTAAGGTGTTCCGTGGCTCTTTCAGAACCGAGAAGATCCATGAGATTCAGGGCAGGGAAACCAAGCGTCTGGAAGATATAGGAATCAGGGGTATATCGTTGCCCCATAAACCTGAAACCCTTTGAAGCCTCAAGAGTTTTGCTTTCAGTTTCGCAGCCTGCCTGAATTATTTCACCTGTACCTCCATAGATTTTCGGACTTTCATATATTTCCAGCTCGGTTTTCAGTTCTGCCAGGCTTTCGTTGTCGAAACTCACTCCATCTATATTATCCCCAAAGACGGTATCCAGAGCTTTTGCATATTCATAAGGCCCGAGATCGTCGGAAAAACCGACATAAAGAGCTGTCACGTCGTAAATTCTATCCCATCTGTCCCGGAGGTTTTTGTCCCTATCAAAATGGTCAGAAATCAAAAGGGCCTGAATTGTCTGAATTCTGGACTCCTTTTCGGATTCTTCCGCAGCTGATTTTTCCGCAACTGATTCTTTTGCCATTGATTCTTCTGAAATGATCATGTCCGGCCGAAGGAGCATGCTCATTCTACCGTGCCACATCATGGCCTTAAAATAGTTAGTTAATTTCTCAGATGTTGTATAGTGCCCTCTTGGAATGTACTGAGAGTTATCTTCATAATACTTGAAAATAGGAGATATTCCTCCTTTTTGCGCTTCTATCAGGGCAAGTTCGGCTTCTACATCGGCTTTTACAAATGAAGGGATTTCTACACTGTATTGTTTCGCATTCTGTGGATCAAAGAGTATAGCTGTCCCTAAATATCTCTGTGATTGCTCTATCTGCTCAGGTTTCGGCTGGAGCAGGCTCAAAGCCACGGTGAAGTACGCAACATTTCTTCTTGCAGCTTCCGTTACTTCTTCAGAGGCTTTATCCTCTATCGACCTGCTATAATCCTCTATGGAGGCTTCAAGAAAAGCTTTGTCAAGTTTCCACAAATCGTCATAAAATTCCTCTTCTTCGACCCGCTTTAAGGTCTCATCAAACTGGATATGGTAAAGGTGAAGAAGAGAGTCCGACGTGATGAAAATAGGAATATCAGCCGATTTCAGGGCGCTGTAAGTCTCGTTTACTCTTACCGGCTCTGCCTCAAACAGGTTTCCAGCAGCTCTGCTTTCAATTACAACAAACCCGTTTTTGTACAGTAAGTCCCTGTTCTTGTTCGTCAGAGGAACTTTCTGGATGAAATCGTCATAATTTGTAATTTCGGAAGCCTTTAGAGGCAGAGAATAAGCGGGAACGTCGGCATCGAACTGCAGGTTTTCTTTACTGTAATATCTAGAAAAGGAGCTTTCCTTCTCAAGTTCAAGGGTATTGCTCTTATCGGAGAAATTCTCTGCAGGAGCGGTTTTTATGGAATCATTAAATAAATCGCTCTGATCATCTGTTTGATTATCTGTCATTTCTTCCAGTCCTGTTTCTTGGACTGGTTCGCTACTGCTGCCAATGCAGCCTGATCCAAGTATCAGTGATACTGTTAGCAGACAGATAATGATCAATGCA
The Methanosarcina sp. WWM596 DNA segment above includes these coding regions:
- a CDS encoding DUF3160 domain-containing protein; protein product: MTDNQTDDQSDLFNDSIKTAPAENFSDKSNTLELEKESSFSRYYSKENLQFDADVPAYSLPLKASEITNYDDFIQKVPLTNKNRDLLYKNGFVVIESRAAGNLFEAEPVRVNETYSALKSADIPIFITSDSLLHLYHIQFDETLKRVEEEEFYDDLWKLDKAFLEASIEDYSRSIEDKASEEVTEAARRNVAYFTVALSLLQPKPEQIEQSQRYLGTAILFDPQNAKQYSVEIPSFVKADVEAELALIEAQKGGISPIFKYYEDNSQYIPRGHYTTSEKLTNYFKAMMWHGRMSMLLRPDMIISEESMAKESVAEKSAAEESEKESRIQTIQALLISDHFDRDKNLRDRWDRIYDVTALYVGFSDDLGPYEYAKALDTVFGDNIDGVSFDNESLAELKTELEIYESPKIYGGTGEIIQAGCETESKTLEASKGFRFMGQRYTPDSYIFQTLGFPALNLMDLLGSERATEHLKNMGVSENEEYKERHLSLENEFGAFDEEDWNKNLYWAQLYALKPLLVSSPEGYPTFMQTEAWEDKQLNAALASWTELRHDTILYAKQAYFVGAFYDLEEIPVQGYVEPVPEFYARMLALTRMAHTGLNDMEVLDEQSDKDFTTLEHTLERLLEISIKELENEELTDEEYEFIRNFDQNIAPMLENVDIKSQMSTLVADVYTSPAGVLEEGTGKLDLMVVAYKQPDGRIVLGAGPVMSYYEFWQPSGKRLTDEEWREMLKNNPPERPEWVESFKV